One genomic region from Listeria monocytogenes encodes:
- a CDS encoding PTS mannose/fructose/sorbose transporter subunit IIC: MSVISIILVVLIAFLAGIEGILDEFQFHQPLIACTLIGLVTGNLTACIILGGTLQMIALGWANIGAAVAPDAALASVASAIILVLGGQGVAGIPSAIAIAIPLAVAGLFLTMIVRTLAVPIVHLMDRAAEKGNIRSVEWLHISAICMQGIRIAIPAAALLFIPADSVQSFLEAMPAWLTDGMAIGGGMVVAVGYALVINMMATKEVWPFFVIGFVVAAISQLTLIAIGALGVALALIYLNLSKMGGGNSNGGGGGNSRDPLGDILNDY, encoded by the coding sequence ATGTCTGTCATATCAATAATTTTAGTAGTACTTATTGCATTTTTAGCAGGTATTGAAGGAATTCTAGATGAATTTCAGTTCCATCAGCCATTAATCGCATGTACATTAATTGGTCTCGTAACAGGTAACTTAACAGCATGTATCATCCTTGGCGGAACTCTACAAATGATCGCACTTGGATGGGCAAACATCGGAGCAGCCGTAGCACCAGATGCCGCGCTTGCCTCAGTAGCTTCAGCAATTATATTAGTATTAGGTGGACAAGGGGTAGCAGGTATTCCGTCCGCAATCGCCATTGCAATTCCACTTGCAGTAGCAGGTCTTTTCTTAACAATGATCGTTCGTACATTGGCAGTTCCAATTGTTCACTTGATGGACAGAGCCGCTGAAAAAGGGAATATACGCAGCGTAGAGTGGTTACATATTTCAGCAATTTGTATGCAAGGTATTCGTATCGCGATTCCTGCAGCAGCACTTTTATTCATTCCAGCAGACAGCGTTCAATCTTTCTTAGAAGCAATGCCAGCTTGGTTAACAGATGGTATGGCTATCGGTGGAGGAATGGTAGTTGCCGTTGGTTATGCACTAGTTATCAATATGATGGCTACTAAAGAAGTATGGCCGTTCTTCGTAATCGGTTTCGTAGTAGCTGCAATTTCTCAACTTACACTTATCGCAATTGGTGCTCTAGGTGTTGCACTTGCTCTTATTTACCTTAACCTAT